In a single window of the Pelagibacterium sp. 26DY04 genome:
- the nuoL gene encoding NADH-quinone oxidoreductase subunit L, translating into MIQAIVFLPLIGALVAGLFGRVIGHKPAEIITTSLLMAAAVLSWIVFLPFFLGDGEAYKVTVLTWIHAGDLQLDWVLRVDTLTAIMLVVVNTVSSLVHLYSIGYMHEDPHRARFFAYLSLFTFAMLMLVTADNFVQMFFGWEGVGLASYLLIGFWYQKESARAAAMKAFVVNRVGDFGFALGIFGTFFLIGTLGFDETFAALPGVAEATIPFLWWDAHAMTVICLLLFMGAMGKSAQFLLHTWLPDAMEGPTPVSALIHAATMVTAGVFMVARLSPMFELSEAATLFVIYIGAITAFFAATVGLVQNDIKRVIAYSTCSQLGYMFVALGVGAYSAGIFHLFTHAFFKALLFLGAGSVIHAMHHEQDMRNMGGIARKVPITYAMMMIGTLALTGVGIPGTSLGFAGFFSKDSIIESAYAFGGSTGTLAFWLLVIAAMFTSFYSWRLVHLTFHGSTRADHHTFDHAHESPNVMLIPLYVLAVGAVLSGVIFYDSFFGHAEHIEHFFHGALVVDGGIIDAAHHVPTWVKWSATIAMLLGFVAAWFMYIRSPETPKRLAEEHRGLYQFLLNKWYFDELYDRIFVRPARWIGTALWKGFDDWLVDQTLVEGLGRRVKQATGYVTRLQSGYLYHYAFAMLIGVAALITWAIAAGGLLG; encoded by the coding sequence ATGATCCAGGCAATTGTCTTCCTGCCGCTGATCGGCGCGCTGGTCGCCGGCCTGTTCGGCCGCGTCATCGGCCACAAGCCCGCTGAAATCATCACGACCTCGTTGCTCATGGCTGCTGCCGTGCTCTCGTGGATCGTCTTCCTGCCGTTCTTTTTGGGCGATGGGGAAGCCTACAAGGTCACCGTGCTGACCTGGATTCACGCCGGCGATCTCCAGCTTGATTGGGTTCTGCGCGTCGATACGCTCACCGCCATCATGCTGGTGGTGGTCAACACCGTCTCGAGCCTCGTGCACCTCTATTCCATCGGCTACATGCACGAGGATCCGCATCGGGCGCGGTTCTTCGCCTATCTCTCGCTCTTCACCTTCGCCATGCTCATGCTGGTGACCGCCGACAACTTCGTGCAGATGTTCTTCGGCTGGGAAGGCGTCGGGCTGGCCTCATATCTCCTGATCGGCTTCTGGTATCAGAAGGAATCCGCCCGCGCCGCCGCCATGAAGGCGTTCGTGGTCAACCGCGTTGGCGATTTCGGCTTTGCGCTGGGCATCTTCGGCACCTTCTTCTTGATCGGCACGCTCGGGTTCGATGAAACCTTCGCGGCTCTGCCTGGTGTGGCCGAGGCGACCATCCCGTTCCTGTGGTGGGATGCCCACGCCATGACCGTCATCTGTCTGCTGCTGTTCATGGGCGCCATGGGCAAGTCGGCCCAGTTCCTGCTCCACACTTGGCTGCCCGACGCCATGGAAGGTCCGACCCCGGTTTCCGCGCTCATCCACGCCGCCACTATGGTGACCGCCGGCGTCTTCATGGTCGCGCGGCTCTCGCCCATGTTCGAGTTGAGCGAAGCGGCAACCCTGTTCGTCATCTATATCGGCGCCATCACGGCCTTCTTTGCGGCGACCGTTGGTCTGGTGCAGAACGACATCAAGCGGGTCATCGCCTATTCCACCTGTTCCCAGCTCGGCTACATGTTCGTCGCGCTCGGGGTAGGGGCCTATTCGGCGGGGATCTTCCACCTCTTCACTCACGCCTTCTTCAAGGCGCTGTTGTTCCTTGGCGCCGGCTCGGTCATCCACGCGATGCATCATGAGCAGGATATGCGCAATATGGGCGGCATCGCCCGGAAGGTGCCCATCACCTACGCGATGATGATGATCGGTACCCTGGCATTGACCGGGGTGGGCATCCCCGGCACCTCGCTTGGGTTTGCCGGCTTTTTCTCCAAGGATTCGATCATCGAATCCGCCTATGCCTTCGGCGGCTCCACGGGAACGCTGGCCTTCTGGCTGCTGGTCATCGCGGCCATGTTCACGAGCTTTTATTCCTGGCGTCTCGTGCACCTCACATTCCACGGCTCGACCCGCGCCGATCACCATACGTTCGATCATGCCCATGAAAGTCCGAACGTGATGCTGATCCCGCTCTATGTCCTGGCCGTCGGGGCGGTGCTCTCGGGCGTCATCTTCTATGACTCCTTCTTCGGCCATGCCGAGCATATCGAGCATTTCTTCCACGGCGCCCTGGTCGTCGACGGTGGCATTATCGATGCGGCTCACCATGTGCCGACCTGGGTCAAATGGTCGGCAACGATCGCCATGCTGCTCGGGTTCGTTGCGGCCTGGTTCATGTATATCCGCAGCCCCGAAACGCCCAAGCGCCTCGCCGAGGAGCATCGTGGGCTCTATCAATTCCTCTTGAACAAGTGGTACTTCGACGAGCTCTATGACCGCATCTTCGTGCGGCCGGCGCGCTGGATCGGCACCGCGCTCTGGAAGGGCTTCGATGACTGGCTGGTCGACCAGACCCTGGTCGAAGGGCTCGGGCGCCGCGTCAAGCAGGCCACCGGTTACGTCACGCGCCTGCAGTCGGGCTATCTCTATCACTACGCCTTCGCCATGCTCATCGGCGTTGCCGCGCTTATCACCTGGGCCATCGCTGCCGGGGGGCTTCTGGGATGA
- a CDS encoding NADH-quinone oxidoreductase subunit M — MILENNILTIVTFLPLVGAFFILLTPGRDAVSELNVKRIALATTVVTFVFTLVMWGMFDPETASFQFVQNHQWLGDVIGYRMGVDGISVLFIVLTGLLMPMCILASWDSISFRVREYMVLFLVLETLMIGVFATLDLAMFYVFFEGTLVPMFLIIGIWGGKRRIQASYKFFFYTFVGSVLMLLAIMAMYWYAGTLDIARLLRVDFPPEMQFWLWLAFFASLAVKMPMWPFHRWLPEAHVEAPTAGSVILAAILLKLGGYGFLRFSLPMFPDASAYFSNFVFVLSVAAIVITSLVAFVQTDIKKLIAYSSVAHMGFVTMGIFAGNVYGVQGAIFQMISHGIVSGALFLSVGVIYDRMHTRDIEAYGGLVERMPKYAFAFMVFTMANVGLPGTSGFVGEFLTLLAIFQVNTWFAVIATTGVILSACYALWLYRKIIWGALEKESLKGILDLNAREMVTIVPLIVLTILFGFYPAPLMDAMAVSVDALVEQYQAAVGIEQIAPAVEIQVPAEAAAPAAH, encoded by the coding sequence ATGATCCTTGAAAACAACATCCTGACCATCGTTACCTTTCTGCCGCTGGTCGGGGCCTTCTTCATTCTGCTGACCCCGGGCCGCGACGCGGTCTCCGAGCTCAACGTCAAGCGCATCGCGCTGGCCACCACTGTGGTGACCTTCGTCTTCACGCTGGTCATGTGGGGCATGTTCGATCCCGAGACGGCGTCGTTCCAGTTTGTGCAGAATCATCAATGGCTTGGGGACGTCATCGGTTACCGGATGGGCGTGGACGGCATTTCCGTGCTGTTCATTGTATTGACCGGCTTGTTGATGCCTATGTGCATTTTGGCGAGTTGGGATTCGATCTCGTTCCGCGTCCGCGAGTACATGGTGTTGTTCCTCGTGCTCGAAACGCTGATGATCGGCGTCTTCGCGACCCTCGATCTGGCCATGTTCTATGTCTTCTTCGAAGGCACGCTGGTTCCGATGTTCTTGATCATCGGCATCTGGGGTGGCAAGCGGCGCATTCAGGCCAGCTATAAGTTCTTCTTCTACACCTTTGTGGGCTCGGTGCTGATGCTGCTCGCCATCATGGCGATGTACTGGTACGCGGGGACGCTCGATATCGCGCGTCTGCTGCGGGTCGATTTCCCGCCCGAGATGCAGTTCTGGCTCTGGCTGGCGTTCTTTGCTTCGCTGGCGGTCAAGATGCCCATGTGGCCGTTCCACCGCTGGCTGCCCGAGGCGCACGTCGAGGCGCCGACGGCTGGCTCTGTCATCCTGGCGGCGATCCTGCTCAAGCTTGGCGGCTATGGCTTCCTGCGCTTTTCGCTGCCCATGTTCCCTGATGCGTCGGCCTATTTCTCGAACTTCGTGTTCGTGCTTTCGGTCGCCGCCATCGTCATCACTTCGCTGGTCGCGTTCGTTCAAACCGATATCAAGAAGCTGATCGCCTATTCGTCCGTTGCTCACATGGGCTTCGTCACCATGGGCATCTTCGCGGGCAATGTGTATGGCGTGCAGGGCGCGATTTTCCAGATGATCAGCCACGGCATCGTCTCGGGTGCGCTGTTCCTTTCGGTCGGCGTCATCTATGACCGCATGCACACCCGCGATATCGAGGCTTATGGCGGGCTTGTCGAGCGGATGCCCAAATATGCCTTTGCCTTCATGGTGTTCACCATGGCCAATGTGGGCCTGCCGGGCACCTCGGGCTTTGTCGGGGAGTTCCTGACGCTTCTGGCCATCTTCCAGGTCAACACCTGGTTCGCGGTGATCGCCACCACAGGCGTGATCCTTTCGGCCTGCTACGCGCTCTGGCTCTACCGCAAGATCATCTGGGGCGCGCTCGAAAAGGAAAGCCTGAAAGGCATTCTCGATCTCAACGCCCGCGAGATGGTGACGATCGTGCCCCTGATCGTCCTGACTATTCTCTTTGGTTTCTACCCCGCGCCGCTGATGGACGCGATGGCCGTCTCGGTCGATGCGCTCGTCGAGCAGTATCAGGCCGCCGTCGGCATCGAGCAGATCGCTCCAGCGGTCGAGATTCAAGTGCCGGCCGAAGCGGCCGCGCCAGCGGCTCATTAG
- the nuoN gene encoding NADH-quinone oxidoreductase subunit NuoN, with the protein MSEFTGFASLAPAYPEMLLAIGALALLLLGVFSKKENSTVVTGIAIGLMLAVAVMIVFRSTEGVIFSGGFINDGFARFMKVLVIAGSAFALILSVSTASDNGLNKFEYPVLVVLATLGMMMMVSANDLMSLYVGLELQSLALYVVAAFKRDSAKATEAGLKYFVLGALSSGMLLYGASLVYGFTGHTQLNEIAQAVALGDRNPGVIFGLVFLLAGIAFKISAVPFHMWTPDVYEGAPTPVTAFFASAPKVAAMALLIRIVFDAFEPIASDWQQVVIFISIASMVLASFAAIGQNNLKRLLAYSSIGHVGFALVGLSAGSLVGVEGVAIYMAIYLTMTIGTFACILALKNEDGYVETIDDLAGLAKSRPFVAGILALFMFSLVGLPPFAGFFAKWQVFLAAMEAQLFVLAVIGMLASAVSAFYYLRVIKVMYFDEPTAAYAVPAVELRVVIALTGFLILTYYVTVGPALTALAHTAANSLF; encoded by the coding sequence ATGTCCGAATTTACCGGTTTCGCCTCTCTGGCGCCTGCCTATCCCGAAATGCTGCTGGCCATCGGTGCGCTGGCACTGTTGCTGCTGGGCGTGTTCTCAAAAAAGGAGAACTCGACAGTCGTCACCGGCATTGCCATCGGGCTCATGCTGGCCGTCGCCGTGATGATCGTCTTCCGCTCGACCGAAGGCGTGATCTTTTCCGGCGGCTTCATCAATGACGGCTTTGCCCGCTTCATGAAGGTTTTGGTCATCGCCGGCTCGGCCTTCGCGCTGATCCTTTCGGTTTCCACCGCCTCGGACAACGGGCTCAACAAGTTCGAATATCCCGTGCTCGTCGTCCTTGCGACGCTGGGCATGATGATGATGGTTTCGGCCAACGACCTGATGAGCCTTTATGTCGGCCTCGAACTGCAGTCGCTGGCCCTCTACGTCGTTGCCGCCTTCAAGCGCGACAGCGCCAAGGCCACCGAAGCGGGCTTGAAATATTTCGTCCTCGGGGCGCTGTCCTCGGGCATGCTGCTCTATGGCGCGTCGCTGGTCTATGGCTTCACCGGCCACACCCAGCTTAACGAAATCGCCCAGGCCGTCGCGTTGGGCGACCGCAACCCCGGCGTCATCTTCGGGCTGGTCTTCCTGCTTGCCGGCATCGCCTTCAAGATTTCCGCCGTGCCGTTCCACATGTGGACGCCCGACGTTTACGAAGGCGCGCCGACACCGGTTACCGCCTTCTTCGCGTCGGCTCCCAAGGTCGCGGCCATGGCGCTGCTGATCCGCATCGTCTTCGATGCCTTCGAGCCCATCGCCAGCGATTGGCAGCAAGTGGTGATCTTCATCTCCATCGCTTCGATGGTGCTGGCCTCCTTCGCGGCCATCGGCCAGAATAATTTGAAGCGCCTTCTGGCTTATTCCTCCATCGGCCATGTCGGCTTCGCGCTTGTCGGGCTCTCCGCCGGCAGCCTTGTGGGGGTCGAGGGCGTCGCCATCTACATGGCGATCTACCTGACCATGACCATCGGCACCTTCGCCTGCATCCTCGCGCTCAAGAACGAGGACGGCTATGTCGAAACCATCGACGATCTCGCCGGCCTCGCCAAATCGAGGCCCTTCGTGGCGGGCATCCTGGCGCTCTTCATGTTCTCGCTGGTCGGGTTGCCGCCGTTTGCCGGGTTCTTCGCCAAGTGGCAGGTCTTCCTCGCCGCCATGGAAGCCCAGCTCTTCGTCCTTGCCGTCATCGGCATGCTGGCCAGCGCGGTTTCGGCCTTCTACTACCTGCGCGTCATCAAGGTGATGTATTTCGACGAGCCCACGGCTGCCTATGCGGTCCCGGCGGTCGAACTGCGCGTCGTGATCGCCCTCACCGGGTTCCTGATCCTGACCTATTATGTAACGGTCGGCCCGGCCCTGACCGCGCTGGCGCACACCGCCGCCAATTCGCTGTTCTAG
- a CDS encoding biotin--[acetyl-CoA-carboxylase] ligase → MVAFPLPPKAIEAGYRVIGFDTVGSTNAEAMNAALAGDAGKIWFAALQQTEGRGRRGRKWENPHGNLAASLLIVPDAPAANLASLGFVAGVALNAALARLMPAASIRSGIDGADGAWSGKVGDFSGSTARQDENSTSATGRARIALKWPNDLLADGAKLAGILLEAQKRPDGKTAIVIGIGVNVVAAPEGLPYPATSLAALGARFDAAAVFEALAESWVECYQKWNNGQGTADIIRAWRGSAAGIGTEVAVQRNDGVLRGVFETIDDAGHLIVRDDEGHRIAIAAGDVHFGTTATLR, encoded by the coding sequence GTGGTCGCGTTCCCGCTCCCGCCAAAGGCCATCGAAGCCGGTTACCGTGTGATCGGCTTCGATACGGTCGGCTCGACCAACGCCGAAGCGATGAACGCCGCTCTGGCCGGCGATGCCGGAAAAATCTGGTTCGCCGCCCTGCAGCAGACCGAGGGCAGGGGCCGCCGCGGTCGCAAGTGGGAAAACCCCCACGGCAATCTCGCCGCTTCCCTGCTGATCGTCCCCGACGCTCCGGCGGCAAATCTCGCCAGCCTCGGTTTCGTTGCCGGCGTCGCCCTCAATGCAGCGCTCGCCCGCCTGATGCCTGCCGCCTCCATCCGCAGCGGCATCGACGGCGCTGATGGAGCGTGGTCGGGAAAAGTTGGAGACTTTTCCGGTTCGACCGCGCGACAAGACGAAAATTCCACGAGCGCAACGGGCAGGGCGCGCATCGCGCTCAAATGGCCCAATGACCTGCTCGCCGACGGCGCCAAGCTCGCCGGCATCCTGCTCGAAGCCCAGAAGCGGCCCGACGGCAAGACGGCCATCGTCATCGGCATCGGCGTCAACGTCGTCGCCGCGCCCGAGGGGCTGCCATACCCGGCCACCTCGCTTGCCGCCCTTGGCGCGCGCTTCGATGCCGCAGCGGTCTTCGAGGCACTGGCCGAAAGCTGGGTCGAGTGCTACCAGAAGTGGAACAATGGCCAAGGCACAGCCGATATCATCCGGGCCTGGCGCGGCAGCGCCGCCGGCATCGGCACCGAGGTCGCCGTCCAGCGCAACGATGGCGTGTTGCGCGGCGTTTTTGAAACGATTGATGATGCGGGCCATCTGATTGTCCGCGACGACGAAGGGCATCGCATCGCGATTGCGGCGGGCGATGTCCATTTTGGAACCACGGCAACGCTGCGCTGA
- a CDS encoding ribonuclease J, producing the protein MAKSNSGADELVFVPLGGVGEIGMNMGLYGFGPEENRKWLVVDCGVSFGGPELPGIELVMPDPSFLEDESDNVVGLVLTHAHEDHYGAILDIWPAFDKPVFAGRFGAAMLKAKRISNNIEDDVEIQIFTPGIPFQVGPFKVEAIEVSHSIPESNALLIETPAGRVLHTGDWKIDPEPVGTPPTNIKRFRELGADGKPLALICDSTNAMKDGDSPSETEVGVNLERLIATAKNRVAVTIFASNLGRMISIARAAAKADRQVVAAGRAVHRIAGIARELGLMEGVPDFLDQDAYGYLPRDKVVLICTGSQGEARAAMARIADGSHPVIDLSPGDMAIFSSWAIPGNEKAVLDIQNKLVDRGVEVVTGRDEMIHVSGHPRRHELAQLYDWLKPDVLIPVHGEPMHLEAHATFGREKGIKTVMSIRNGDMVRLYPEPKHFPGEVPTGVLYLDGNLLCTPEESNVRDRRRLGFGGVAIVSLVVNAKGQIVSGPVFDLDGIPDLADDDDPLSAVAHDAVRGTIKSFPEKRRGDTGRFAEAIRRAVRSELNAAWGRKPIVKVFVHKV; encoded by the coding sequence ATGGCAAAAAGCAATTCGGGCGCCGACGAACTGGTCTTCGTGCCCTTGGGCGGTGTCGGCGAAATCGGCATGAACATGGGGCTGTATGGTTTCGGCCCCGAAGAAAACCGCAAATGGCTGGTCGTCGATTGCGGCGTGTCCTTCGGCGGCCCCGAGTTGCCCGGCATCGAACTGGTGATGCCCGATCCCTCGTTCTTAGAAGACGAATCCGACAATGTCGTCGGCCTCGTCCTTACCCATGCCCATGAAGACCATTACGGCGCCATCCTCGACATCTGGCCCGCCTTCGACAAGCCGGTCTTTGCCGGCCGGTTCGGCGCGGCCATGCTCAAGGCCAAGCGGATTTCCAACAACATCGAGGACGATGTCGAGATCCAGATCTTCACGCCAGGCATTCCCTTCCAGGTTGGACCCTTCAAGGTCGAAGCCATCGAGGTTTCTCACTCGATCCCCGAATCCAACGCCCTGCTGATCGAAACGCCCGCCGGCCGCGTCCTGCACACCGGCGACTGGAAGATCGATCCCGAGCCCGTCGGCACCCCGCCCACCAACATCAAGCGTTTTCGCGAACTCGGAGCGGACGGCAAGCCGCTCGCGCTGATCTGCGATTCCACCAACGCCATGAAGGATGGCGACAGTCCCTCGGAAACCGAAGTCGGCGTCAATCTCGAGCGCCTGATCGCCACGGCCAAGAACCGGGTCGCCGTCACCATCTTCGCCTCAAACCTGGGCCGCATGATCTCCATCGCCCGTGCCGCCGCCAAGGCCGACCGCCAGGTGGTGGCCGCGGGCAGGGCGGTGCATCGCATCGCCGGCATTGCCCGCGAGCTGGGGCTGATGGAAGGCGTTCCCGATTTCCTCGACCAGGATGCCTATGGCTACCTGCCGCGCGACAAGGTTGTGCTGATCTGCACCGGTAGCCAGGGCGAGGCCCGAGCCGCTATGGCCCGCATCGCCGACGGCTCGCATCCGGTCATCGACCTTTCACCTGGCGACATGGCGATCTTTTCCTCCTGGGCGATTCCCGGCAACGAAAAGGCGGTCCTCGATATCCAGAACAAGCTGGTCGACAGGGGGGTCGAAGTGGTCACCGGCCGCGACGAGATGATCCACGTCTCGGGTCACCCGCGCCGGCACGAACTGGCGCAGCTTTACGATTGGCTGAAGCCGGACGTGCTGATCCCCGTCCATGGCGAACCCATGCACCTTGAGGCCCACGCCACGTTCGGGCGTGAAAAGGGAATCAAGACGGTGATGTCAATCCGCAATGGCGACATGGTTCGGCTTTATCCCGAACCCAAGCACTTCCCCGGCGAGGTTCCCACGGGCGTCCTCTATCTCGATGGCAACCTGCTGTGCACGCCCGAGGAGTCCAATGTCCGCGATCGCCGCCGCCTGGGCTTTGGCGGCGTGGCCATCGTCTCGCTGGTGGTCAACGCCAAGGGACAGATCGTCTCAGGGCCGGTATTCGATCTGGACGGCATTCCCGATCTGGCAGACGATGACGATCCGTTGAGTGCGGTCGCTCACGATGCGGTGAGGGGCACCATCAAGAGCTTCCCCGAAAAACGCCGTGGCGATACAGGCCGCTTTGCCGAGGCCATTCGCCGGGCCGTGCGCTCCGAGCTCAACGCCGCCTGGGGCCGCAAGCCCATCGTCAAGGTGTTCGTCCACAAAGTGTGA
- a CDS encoding DUF1467 family protein has protein sequence MQPFTYVAIYFVVWWTVLFAVLPFGVRGQHEDGEFVQGTEPGAPVKAHLWQKVLATTVISAVVTVLLFWALSNPALQEYWS, from the coding sequence ATGCAGCCCTTCACCTATGTCGCCATCTATTTCGTCGTCTGGTGGACGGTCCTCTTCGCCGTCCTCCCCTTCGGCGTGCGCGGGCAACATGAGGATGGTGAGTTCGTCCAGGGCACCGAACCCGGCGCGCCGGTCAAGGCGCATCTATGGCAAAAGGTGCTGGCGACGACCGTGATTTCCGCCGTCGTCACCGTGCTGCTGTTCTGGGCCCTCTCCAATCCCGCGCTGCAGGAATACTGGAGCTAG
- the proS gene encoding proline--tRNA ligase has protein sequence MRLSRYFLPVLKETPKEAEIVSHRLMLRAGMIRQQASGLYSWLPLGFKVLRKIEKIIEEEQNRSGAIQLLMPTIQSADLWRESGRYDAYGKEMLRIEDRHERDMLYGPTNEEMITDIFRTYVKSYKDLPLNLYHIQWKFRDEVRPRFGTMRAREFLMKDAYSFDLDKEGAVKAYQRMFVAYLRTFHRLGLTAIPMRADTGPIGGDLSHEFIVLADTGESAVFCHKELLEKPIPSADTDFRSDLSPIVDDWTSLYAATEEMVDMAEYEQNVPEDQRVSARGIEVGHIFYFGTKYSDPMGAKVMGPDGKEVPVHMGSYGIGPSRLVAAIIEASHDDNGIVWPVSVAPFEVSLINLKSGDAQCDAANDKLYGQLQAAGIEVLYDDRESGAGQKFATSDLIGIPFQLIVGPRGLASGEVEIKHRKTDERETIGIEDAVARLKALIEPERRDNV, from the coding sequence ATGCGCCTCTCACGCTATTTCCTGCCCGTCCTCAAAGAGACCCCCAAAGAGGCAGAAATCGTTTCTCACCGCCTCATGCTGCGGGCGGGCATGATCCGTCAGCAGGCTTCGGGGCTGTATTCCTGGCTGCCGCTGGGGTTCAAGGTGCTGCGCAAGATCGAAAAGATCATTGAAGAGGAGCAGAACCGCTCCGGCGCCATCCAGCTCCTGATGCCCACCATCCAATCCGCCGATCTCTGGCGCGAGAGCGGGCGTTATGACGCCTATGGCAAGGAAATGCTCCGCATCGAGGACCGGCACGAGCGCGACATGCTCTATGGGCCCACCAATGAGGAGATGATCACCGACATCTTCCGGACCTATGTGAAGTCCTACAAGGATCTGCCGCTCAATCTCTATCACATCCAGTGGAAGTTCCGCGACGAGGTGCGCCCGCGCTTCGGCACCATGCGCGCCCGCGAATTTCTCATGAAGGACGCCTATTCCTTCGATCTGGACAAGGAGGGCGCGGTCAAGGCCTATCAGCGCATGTTCGTGGCCTATCTGCGCACCTTTCACCGGCTCGGGCTCACCGCCATTCCCATGCGCGCCGACACCGGCCCGATCGGCGGCGATCTTTCGCATGAATTCATCGTTCTGGCCGATACCGGCGAAAGCGCCGTGTTCTGCCACAAGGAACTGCTCGAAAAGCCGATCCCTTCCGCCGACACCGATTTCCGCTCCGACCTGAGCCCCATCGTCGACGATTGGACCTCGCTTTACGCCGCGACCGAGGAAATGGTCGACATGGCCGAATATGAGCAGAACGTGCCCGAAGATCAGCGCGTTTCCGCGCGCGGTATCGAGGTGGGGCACATCTTCTATTTCGGCACCAAATATTCCGACCCCATGGGCGCCAAGGTGATGGGCCCCGATGGCAAGGAAGTCCCGGTGCATATGGGCTCCTACGGCATCGGCCCCTCGCGGCTCGTCGCGGCCATCATCGAGGCCAGCCATGACGACAACGGTATCGTCTGGCCGGTTTCGGTCGCCCCGTTCGAAGTGAGCCTCATCAATCTCAAATCGGGCGACGCACAGTGCGATGCGGCCAACGACAAACTCTATGGCCAGCTCCAGGCGGCCGGCATCGAGGTTCTCTATGATGACCGCGAATCCGGCGCCGGGCAGAAATTTGCGACCTCCGATCTGATCGGTATTCCGTTCCAGTTGATCGTCGGCCCGCGCGGGCTCGCTTCCGGCGAAGTCGAAATCAAGCACCGCAAGACCGACGAGCGCGAAACGATCGGCATCGAAGACGCCGTTGCCCGTTTGAAAGCGCTGATCGAACCCGAACGCAGGGACAACGTTTGA
- a CDS encoding ABC transporter permease — translation MTSTDAARRQKGTRPFSRFEWILAGRYLRARRRDAFVSVIAILTMVGIMIGVAALIVVMSVMNGFRGELITRTLGLNGHFTGFPIEQQFTDYEQVRANLEGVEGVVSAVAFVEGQALVSSPYNSSGANIRGMSLEDIEKLPLLYQSVEYGGWEDWDELEGVAIGSRMAANLGLAIGDPLTIVTPNGPRTPLGSTPQIRTYPVNAIFDVGMVEFDSLFVYMPIDAAQTYFRLYEDRLREGFEELDPLATDEEIDAAYERVGMATAVEVFLADPDATATMQRPLEDAAGRPMVFTDWQTRNQTLFSALQVERVVMFTILSMIILVAAFNIISSLIMLVKDKAADIAVLRTMGATRASIMRVFCITGTAIGFIGTILGFILGVVIALNAEAIRAWISNLLGITLFPPEIFAFSELPSRVDPLEVTVVLAVALGLSFLATLYPAWRAAQYDPVEALRYE, via the coding sequence TTGACCTCCACCGACGCCGCCCGGCGGCAAAAGGGAACGCGACCGTTTTCGCGCTTTGAATGGATTCTGGCCGGGCGCTATCTGCGCGCCCGCCGCCGCGACGCCTTCGTTTCGGTCATCGCCATTCTGACCATGGTCGGCATCATGATCGGTGTCGCCGCTCTGATCGTCGTGATGAGCGTCATGAACGGCTTTCGCGGCGAGTTGATCACCCGTACCTTGGGGCTCAACGGCCATTTCACGGGCTTTCCCATCGAGCAGCAGTTCACCGATTACGAGCAGGTGCGCGCCAATCTCGAGGGCGTGGAAGGCGTGGTTTCCGCTGTCGCCTTCGTTGAAGGGCAGGCGTTGGTTTCGAGCCCCTACAATTCCTCGGGCGCCAATATCCGGGGCATGTCGCTCGAAGATATCGAGAAGCTCCCCTTGCTCTATCAAAGTGTCGAGTATGGCGGCTGGGAAGATTGGGACGAACTGGAAGGGGTGGCCATCGGCTCGCGCATGGCCGCCAATCTGGGCCTTGCGATCGGTGATCCGCTGACCATCGTTACCCCTAACGGTCCACGCACGCCGCTTGGTTCGACGCCGCAGATCCGCACATATCCCGTCAATGCGATCTTCGATGTGGGCATGGTCGAGTTCGACTCGCTCTTCGTCTATATGCCCATCGATGCGGCGCAGACCTATTTCCGCCTCTATGAGGATAGGCTGCGCGAGGGCTTCGAGGAACTCGATCCGCTCGCCACGGACGAGGAAATCGATGCTGCCTACGAGCGCGTCGGCATGGCAACGGCGGTCGAGGTGTTCCTGGCCGATCCCGATGCCACGGCGACCATGCAGCGTCCGCTCGAGGATGCTGCGGGCCGCCCCATGGTTTTCACCGATTGGCAGACGCGCAACCAGACGCTGTTTTCCGCGCTCCAGGTCGAGCGGGTGGTGATGTTCACCATCCTGTCGATGATCATCCTGGTCGCCGCCTTCAACATCATTTCCAGCCTCATCATGCTGGTGAAGGATAAGGCCGCCGACATCGCCGTGCTGCGCACCATGGGCGCCACCCGCGCCTCTATCATGCGGGTGTTCTGCATCACCGGAACCGCCATCGGGTTTATCGGCACCATTCTGGGCTTCATTCTCGGCGTGGTCATCGCCCTCAATGCCGAGGCCATCCGCGCCTGGATTTCCAATCTGCTCGGCATCACCCTGTTCCCGCCCGAGATCTTCGCCTTTTCGGAACTGCCGTCGCGGGTCGATCCGCTCGAGGTCACGGTGGTTCTCGCCGTGGCGCTGGGGCTCTCGTTCCTCGCAACGCTCTACCCGGCCTGGCGCGCCGCCCAGTATGACCCCGTGGAGGCGCTGCGCTATGAGTGA